The bacterium sequence GCGAATGTGACCCAGGGTTATCCATCTCCGCCCAAAATAAGGGAAAAAGAAAGGATTATGTGGATTTAGTTATTTCAAATATGTGTCGTGCTGAGGAGTCCTGTCGTGTTCTGGAAGAAATTAGTAAACTCAAAGACGAAAATCTAAGCTTTGAATTCGAGAAAATCCGCTATGCTCTGTATTTATTAGAAAAAGAGGTAGTTAAAATAATTGAAAGGTCTGTATGCAATTGTTGATTATGAATTATTTGGAGAAAAAATGGACGAAGTTACCCAACAGATAATTGCGGCTGGGGTAAAAATAATTCAATTTAGGGCTAAAAATCTGACCGATAGAGAATTTATCAATCACGCCTTAAAACTCCGCAAATTAACTCAAGGGATAACCTTCATCATTAATGACCGTGTAGATATTGCCTTAGCCG is a genomic window containing:
- a CDS encoding thiamine-phosphate pyrophosphorylase, whose protein sequence is MEDKIYRIIDANINRAKEGIRVVEDVCRFVLEDEELTSKLKKIRHQIGKLTHKLVNYSSLLTSRDSECDPGLSISAQNKGKRKDYVDLVISNMCRAEESCRVLEEISKLKDENLSFEFEKIRYALYLLEKEVVKIIERSVCNC